One region of Halomicrobium sp. LC1Hm genomic DNA includes:
- the bioB gene encoding biotin synthase BioB → MVYETGNRTIDDAVARVIDGEQLDRRDGIALLAQPVGELAAGADYVRSQFGDGTVDACSIVNAKAGNCAEDCGFCAQSVHFDTGIENYGFLDPEEILAAAKRAERDGAQRFGIVVAEKGVSKEHRPEEWREVLRAIRLVRDETAVEVDASLGILTEEEAAILAEEGLNHYNHNIETSPRFFPEIVDSHSFEDRVATLEVAKEAGMDLCAGVILGMGESPADRVDAAVALQDIGVSSLPVNILNPVAGTPLSEKLNGTADITTEEIVKTIAVYRFLHPEARVRLTGGREVNLDEDEQHLPFEAGADGMLTGDYLTTDGQSPGDDIETVERAGLEPNMAENEFDPAAVKERDGDTTDPDAVVETAAGTATSEAESGD, encoded by the coding sequence GTGGTTTACGAGACAGGTAACCGAACGATCGACGACGCTGTCGCCCGCGTGATCGACGGCGAACAGTTGGATCGCCGCGACGGGATCGCGCTGCTGGCCCAGCCCGTCGGCGAACTCGCAGCGGGGGCCGACTACGTCCGGTCACAGTTCGGTGACGGGACCGTCGACGCCTGCTCGATCGTGAACGCGAAGGCCGGCAACTGCGCCGAGGACTGTGGCTTCTGTGCCCAGTCGGTCCACTTCGACACCGGGATCGAGAACTACGGCTTCCTCGATCCCGAGGAGATCCTCGCCGCGGCCAAGCGCGCCGAACGCGACGGTGCCCAGCGCTTCGGGATCGTCGTCGCCGAGAAGGGGGTCTCGAAAGAGCACCGGCCCGAGGAGTGGCGCGAGGTGTTGCGAGCTATCAGGCTCGTCCGCGACGAGACGGCCGTAGAGGTCGACGCGAGTCTCGGCATCCTCACGGAGGAGGAAGCGGCCATCCTGGCCGAGGAAGGACTCAACCACTACAATCACAACATCGAGACCTCGCCGCGCTTCTTCCCCGAGATCGTCGACTCCCACAGCTTCGAGGATCGGGTAGCGACCCTGGAAGTCGCCAAGGAGGCAGGCATGGACCTCTGTGCCGGCGTGATTCTGGGGATGGGCGAGTCCCCGGCGGATCGCGTCGACGCGGCGGTCGCCCTCCAGGACATCGGCGTGTCCTCGCTCCCGGTCAACATCCTCAATCCGGTCGCCGGGACGCCCCTCTCCGAGAAGCTGAACGGGACGGCCGACATCACGACCGAGGAGATCGTCAAGACGATCGCAGTGTACCGATTCCTCCACCCCGAGGCACGGGTCCGACTCACCGGCGGCCGGGAGGTCAACCTCGACGAGGACGAACAGCACCTCCCGTTCGAGGCGGGTGCCGACGGGATGCTCACCGGCGACTACCTGACGACGGACGGCCAGTCGCCCGGTGACGACATCGAGACCGTCGAGCGGGCGGGACTGGAGCCGAACATGGCCGAAAACGAGTTCGACCCGGCGGCGGTCAAGGAGCGAGACGGCGACACAACAGATCCCGACGCCGTCGTCGAGACGGCGGCCGGGACGGCGACCAGCGAAGCGGAATCCGGAGACTGA